CGTCCACGCGATGCCGTCGTCGGTCGTGAAGATCGGTTGCAGACTCCAGCCGTAGACGACGAGCTCGAGCCCGACGGGCCCGCCGGCGCGCGGGGCTCGCGTGCCGCCCACGCGGACGAGATCCGAGGAGGGGCTCGCGGAGGCGACGAACGGGAGCGCGTCGTAGTCGGTCGGCGCCACGTGCACCACGACGGCGCCGACGAAGCCTTGCTCGGGATCGCACAGGCCTTTCTGCGCGTGGAGCATCGTGCGGTTCGACGATCCGAATCGCGTGACCTCGCCGAACGTTTCCCACTCGCATCCGGCGCCCGGCCACTTCTGCGTCGTCGTCCGAGCCACGTACTCGGGAAAGTTGAGGGCGAATCGGCTGAGCAGCGACCGATCCCGGCCGTACAGCTCGATGTCGGAGATGACGCGCGTGCTCTTCAGCGCCGTCTGGTTCCAGATCAGGAACGCGCTCTGGCTCTCGATCGGTTGAGCCGGCGTCAGCCGGACCTGCGCCGCGAGCGGCAGGCGATCGAGTTCGTCCTGCACCTTGCGCAGCAGGCTGCGAATGTCGTCGGACTGGCGGGCCGCCTGCGGCGAGTACTCCGTTTCGATCACGGCGCGCGCCGAGCGGTCGATCGCCGAGGCGACCAGCGGATACAAGCCCGCCAGCGGGACGACGAGCGCGAGGAATCCCAGCACGAGCCGGCTCGATTGCGTCGCGTGACGATAGCGACGGCGCAGCCGCGGTGCGGCGACGGCAAAGCCGGCGAAGAGGAGCGTCATGCTCAGGGCTGGCGGGCCAGGCGGTGTCGGCCACCTGGGTGATGACGCGACCAGTGCCGCCACGGGCAGCGTCCAGCAGCCGATCGCGAGGGCGCTCCACGCCGCGGATCGTGCGAGCCGCCAGCGTTCTGCCGCGATGGCCAGCACGGCCGCGGCCGCCCAGCCGATCGCGAGCACCGTCAGGAGCACGGTCCACACGTTCAACAACCCCATCAGGTCGAACGGAAACAACGCCGAGTGCCAGGCTGCCAGGCTGCTCGGCGGAATCTGCCCGCTGAGAATCGCCCAGGCACCGGCGATGGCGGCCGCGAGCAGCGCGCCGGCGAATAGCTGTTCGGCGACGAAGCGCCGCTGCGCGCTGGCCGGCGTACGCCGTGGCCAGCGGCGCCACCAGGCGCCGCCGGCAACGAGCCCGACGATGGCCGCAAGCGCGCCGGCGCGACCGAGGCGCACCGCGACGTCGGGCGCATCGAGACGGTCCATCACCGCGGTCAGCAGCAGCGCTGCCGCGCCGACGAGGACGGCCGCGCCGCCCGAGGCGATCAGCCACGTGGACCAGGTCATGCCGGTTCGACGCCGGCCGACCAGCGGGCCGCTCAACACGACGAGCGCGACCACGAGCGGCAGTGCGGCCGTGGCGAGCGCACGCGACTGGAATCGCGCGCGGGCCGCGGCGATGTCCGCTTGCGCGTAGTGCACTTCGAGCAACGGCCGATCGATGACGAACGCGTTCGGCGTGGCCAACGCCCCGGCGGCGTAGGTCGGGATGATCGTGATCGGGCCGAATGCGGTAGGCAGCATCGGCGTGCCGTCCCGCGTCGCCGACGTGAGCACGCGCTCGGCCGCAACGGTCGCGACGCGCCGCCCCTGACGCTCGATCGGGCGCACGGCGACGAGGCGAAGGCCGACGGGACCTGGCACGACCACGAGCGTCGAAGGCCCTGCGAGCAGATGCGGTGCGAGATCCCCGGCCGGGCCGTCGCTCCAGGCCAGCATCCGGAATCCCGACGATGGATCGGGGACGTACACGGTCGCCGTGATCGCCCCGGGCCGCGACGGTCCGGCCAGCACTTCGAGCCGTGCGAACAGCACCGACAGCTCGGCGCCGCTCTCGGTCGCGTCGACGAAGGGCATCGCGTCGGCGACGACGCGACGGGCGAGCGCTTCGACCTCGTCCGCCTGCCGGCGGATGTGCTCGCGAATCTCCGTCTCGAGTCTCTGGATCGTCGCGGCGTCGTTCGTCCCGAAGCGCCAGAGCTCCCAGGCCTTGCCGCCGCCGGCCAGCAGGACGGCCGCGATCACGAGCGCGGACAGCACGACGCGGACCGGCGACGACACGTTCAGCGTCCGAAGGAAGGCATTGCCGCCGAGAATACCAAATCCGGCGATGCTATACTCGGCGGCCGCCGGCGCGCCGGTCCCTCCCGATGTCCACTCTGCCGCTCGGCGCGGCGCTGAAGCGCGGCGCCATCGTCACCGCAGCGAACTGGCCGGTGGTGCTCGTCGACTTCGTGCTCGAGTCCTTCTACAAGCTCACGCTCACGGTGCCGATTCTCGGCGGCGCGCTGATGGTGACGGCCATCGTCGGGTCCGATCTCGACACGGTCGTGGGCGAAGGGCTGCGGGCGACCGCCGACCTCGTGCTCGGCTCGCTGTCGACGGCGCCCGTCGCGCTCATCACGTTTCTCGTCGCGCTCGCGATCGTCGGGGTCGGCGGCGAGGCGATCATGTTCGTCGTCAAGGCAGGGACGCTGAACGTGCTCGTCGCCGGAGAACGTGCCGCTGCCGACGTCCACGTCGCCGGATCGGTGCTGGTGTCGCTGTCGCAAGCGTCGGCGTGGAGCCTGGCCGCCGTCTACGAGGGGGCGCGGCGTTTCGGCGGGCGCGCGCTCGTGCTGGCGCTCTGGCTCGGCCTCGTGTACGTGGCGATCGGAGGGGCGTGCCTCGTCGTGCTGGGCTACGGGCTGTCGGTGGCGAGCCGCTCGGCATGGCTTCCGGCCTGGCCGCTGCTCGTGCTCCTCGCGACGAGCACGAGTGTCGTCGCCATCACGCTCGTCAATCTCGTCTACGACCTACTGCGCGTCATCGTCGTCACCGACGACTGCTCGGTGCGCGCCGCGGTCGCACGGCTCCGGCGCTTCGTGACCGAGGACGCGCGTCACGTGCTCGGGATCTTCAGCGTCATCGGCGGCGTCGTGCTGCTCGCTACCGCCGGATCGCTCGTGGCCGCGGCCGGAATGGCGCTGACCGCGTGGATCCCGTTCCTCGGCCTGGTCGTCGTGCCGCTGCAAGCCGTGGCGTGGCTGCTGCGGGGAGTGAGCTTCCAGTTTCTGGCGCTC
The genomic region above belongs to Acidobacteriota bacterium and contains:
- a CDS encoding HAMP domain-containing histidine kinase, whose amino-acid sequence is MSSPVRVVLSALVIAAVLLAGGGKAWELWRFGTNDAATIQRLETEIREHIRRQADEVEALARRVVADAMPFVDATESGAELSVLFARLEVLAGPSRPGAITATVYVPDPSSGFRMLAWSDGPAGDLAPHLLAGPSTLVVVPGPVGLRLVAVRPIERQGRRVATVAAERVLTSATRDGTPMLPTAFGPITIIPTYAAGALATPNAFVIDRPLLEVHYAQADIAAARARFQSRALATAALPLVVALVVLSGPLVGRRRTGMTWSTWLIASGGAAVLVGAAALLLTAVMDRLDAPDVAVRLGRAGALAAIVGLVAGGAWWRRWPRRTPASAQRRFVAEQLFAGALLAAAIAGAWAILSGQIPPSSLAAWHSALFPFDLMGLLNVWTVLLTVLAIGWAAAAVLAIAAERWRLARSAAWSALAIGCWTLPVAALVASSPRWPTPPGPPALSMTLLFAGFAVAAPRLRRRYRHATQSSRLVLGFLALVVPLAGLYPLVASAIDRSARAVIETEYSPQAARQSDDIRSLLRKVQDELDRLPLAAQVRLTPAQPIESQSAFLIWNQTALKSTRVISDIELYGRDRSLLSRFALNFPEYVARTTTQKWPGAGCEWETFGEVTRFGSSNRTMLHAQKGLCDPEQGFVGAVVVHVAPTDYDALPFVASASPSSDLVRVGGTRAPRAGGPVGLELVVYGWSLQPIFTTDDGIAWTIDDALFRRIYGDGRPFWTTLDANRRRYHVHLQQNRAGIYALGYPAATLRDHAARLAEIAAVAALLFIIVQAAAVLYVPLVRRTRAPLRVLITEVRTSFYRKLFLFFVLVAVGPVLLFALAFSGFMQARFRDDIQGEAASVVAVARRVFEQIAVNEQSGAQPPSDDMMVWIRQVIEEDVNLFDGPALVATSQRDLFNSGLLPGRTPATVYRKIALERLPSFVTEDQQYLVAASPLPALGPGAVLSVPLAPRQREIQQEIDELNRGVLVGSVLVVLFAAGLGASLAGRIADPVARLTNATRRIAAGQLDVRIAADTADELRRLVDDFNTMTARLVAQRAELARANQLKAWNEMARQVAHEIKNPLTPIQLAAEHLQRVHGDRGRPLGETLDQCIRTVLGQVRLLRQIASEFANFASEPTSRPEAVDLGALVNGIIEPYRPGLAGNVAIDTTLTAGVIVRADRTLLVRALTNLVENALQAMPDGGALRVTVEASREVATIVIADSGVGMDEQTIAHAFEPYFSTKTGGSGLGLANAQRSIEREGGTIALASTPGQGTIVTVTLPRMAAPHDGSAPSSAPSR